In one window of Saprospiraceae bacterium DNA:
- a CDS encoding OmpA family protein, producing the protein MWILRMAAIQLLLALSILLIFSGCRGGGDQSNKEASSETPLESAVLDSNKQVYLVDTDYVHIAGHHAPEVKKILKELEARNFEKGTLAHQLLDYLKSGVQDFGEEFKFIDLQFKDRTAEFNPKLTHEISELAEIMKAFPKLRIKMMSYTDNVGGEKANEILSENRLKNIVQELVVQGIDETRIETKAYGQQFPVGSNSIHEGRLINNRIELMVLSK; encoded by the coding sequence ATGTGGATTTTAAGGATGGCCGCAATTCAACTTTTGTTGGCTTTGTCAATACTCTTGATATTTTCCGGATGCCGGGGCGGGGGAGATCAATCTAACAAGGAGGCTTCATCCGAAACCCCATTGGAATCTGCAGTTCTAGATTCAAATAAACAAGTGTATTTGGTTGATACGGACTATGTACATATAGCGGGTCATCATGCACCGGAGGTTAAAAAGATTTTAAAAGAACTTGAGGCCAGGAATTTCGAAAAAGGAACGCTGGCGCATCAGCTTCTGGATTATCTGAAAAGTGGCGTACAGGATTTTGGCGAAGAATTCAAATTTATTGATCTGCAATTCAAAGACCGCACTGCAGAATTCAATCCAAAATTGACACACGAAATTTCTGAACTGGCTGAAATCATGAAAGCTTTTCCAAAACTTCGCATCAAAATGATGTCTTACACAGATAATGTAGGTGGTGAAAAAGCAAATGAAATCTTATCCGAAAACCGGTTAAAAAATATCGTGCAAGAATTGGTTGTCCAAGGTATTGATGAGACCAGAATAGAAACGAAGGCTTATGGTCAGCAATTTCCTGTTGGAAGTAACTCAATCCACGAAGGCCGGCTTATTAATAACAGAATCGAACTTATGGTTCTCAGCAAATAA
- a CDS encoding amino acid permease encodes MFKEIRRRKTLEHLQSTGAQSHLHKVLSSRDLTALGIAAIIGAGSFSSLGEACFKAGPGVVILFIITGIACGFTALCYAEFASRIPVAGSAYTYAYVSFGELAAWIIGWALLMEYSIGNIYVAFSWSDYFTSLLERFEIHIPDWLTCSHMEARKAVENASINQELINAWNTAPVIGNLRVIFDLPAVIINLLITALIYIGIRESRNMSNIMVALKLSVILLVIVVGIFLIQAENWFPVNELGQASFMPNGFSGVMTAVSGVFFAYIGFDAISVFAEESKNPQKDLPKGMIYSLIICTIVYILLALVLTGILNYKQFDGIGDPLAYIFEMKGMYWMQIVVSFIAVVAMTSVLLVFQMGQPRIWMSMSRDGLLPPAFQKIHPKFKTPSIATIVTGLVVGLPIFFTDKTFVLDFTSIATLFAFVLVCAGILFIPRTEENSGHFRLWYINGKFIFPLLVVISFFSVSLLFPEYFPHLINLDGTEHSYKISTMIFWLLMVILSALAFTKELSLIPLLGVSSCTYLLTGMTASNWAWFTSWLVIGLVIYFSYSIRKSKLASG; translated from the coding sequence ATGTTTAAGGAAATACGCCGGAGAAAAACCCTGGAACATCTTCAAAGCACGGGAGCCCAGAGTCATTTACACAAAGTACTTAGTTCGAGGGATTTAACGGCTTTGGGTATAGCGGCTATTATTGGAGCGGGAAGTTTCAGCAGTCTTGGGGAAGCTTGTTTTAAAGCCGGACCTGGTGTGGTAATCTTGTTTATCATCACCGGAATTGCATGTGGATTTACGGCTTTGTGTTATGCCGAATTTGCAAGCAGAATACCCGTTGCGGGTTCAGCCTATACCTATGCCTATGTCTCATTTGGCGAGCTGGCAGCGTGGATCATTGGCTGGGCTCTGTTAATGGAATATTCCATAGGCAATATCTATGTAGCTTTTAGCTGGAGCGATTATTTTACATCGCTGCTGGAAAGGTTTGAAATTCACATACCCGACTGGCTTACCTGTTCGCATATGGAAGCCAGGAAAGCCGTTGAAAATGCAAGTATCAACCAGGAGTTGATCAATGCCTGGAATACTGCACCCGTGATCGGAAATCTTCGCGTGATCTTTGACCTGCCTGCTGTGATCATCAATTTATTGATCACCGCCCTTATCTATATTGGCATCCGGGAATCCAGAAACATGAGCAACATCATGGTGGCTTTAAAACTTTCTGTGATTCTGCTGGTCATCGTCGTGGGTATCTTTCTCATTCAGGCTGAGAACTGGTTTCCCGTCAATGAATTAGGCCAGGCCAGTTTCATGCCCAATGGATTTTCGGGAGTCATGACGGCGGTGAGTGGTGTATTCTTTGCATACATAGGATTTGATGCCATCAGTGTTTTTGCCGAAGAAAGTAAAAATCCACAAAAAGACCTTCCCAAAGGAATGATCTATTCATTGATTATTTGTACGATCGTATATATTTTACTCGCTTTGGTTCTTACCGGTATTCTTAATTATAAGCAATTTGACGGCATTGGCGACCCTTTGGCTTACATTTTTGAAATGAAAGGCATGTATTGGATGCAGATCGTTGTCTCTTTCATTGCAGTTGTGGCCATGACCAGTGTATTACTGGTGTTCCAAATGGGGCAACCAAGGATCTGGATGAGCATGAGCCGCGATGGTTTACTCCCACCTGCTTTTCAGAAAATACATCCCAAGTTCAAAACACCGTCAATCGCTACGATCGTAACGGGTTTGGTGGTTGGACTTCCCATTTTTTTTACCGACAAAACTTTTGTTCTGGATTTTACCAGCATAGCAACCTTATTTGCCTTCGTACTCGTTTGTGCAGGAATTTTGTTTATTCCGCGGACCGAAGAGAACAGTGGTCATTTCAGATTGTGGTACATCAATGGAAAGTTCATTTTCCCATTATTGGTTGTAATTTCCTTTTTTTCTGTTTCACTTTTATTTCCGGAATACTTTCCTCATCTGATTAATTTGGACGGAACAGAACATTCTTACAAGATTTCAACGATGATATTCTGGTTGCTGATGGTCATCTTGTCGGCACTTGCTTTCACCAAGGAACTCTCTCTAATTCCGCTTCTAGGGGTATCCAGCTGCACATATCTGCTGACCGGAATGACGGCTTCCAACTGGGCCTGGTTTACTTCCTGGCTGGTCATCGGTCTCGTTATTTATTTTAGTTACAGCATTCGTAAAAGCAAACTTGCGAGCGGATGA
- a CDS encoding arginine decarboxylase, whose amino-acid sequence MVNKYFDMIDQTYYFPQEGFDLEKDNLIFNGIPLMVLIEKYGTPFKLTFLPKIADQIKKAKNLFNKSIRSLEYDGKYYYSYCTKCCHFSYVLKEVLQHDVQLETSSAFDIDLIQNLYKNGLITKDHIIVNNGFKPKHYLQNIASMVNSGFKNMIPVCDNIYELDQLEPLLQKKCKVGIRVATEEEPKFEFYTSRLGIRASQVIEFAKNKLKKSKKFDLHMVHFFVDTGIKDTVYYWGELKKGINTYIELKKLFPSLKAINIGGGLPIRNSLGFEFDYKYMIHQIVKMIKEACDEAGIKHPDIFTEFGKYTVGESGATIFSVLEQKQQNDSEVWYMIDNSLMNTLPDSWGIAERFILLPVNKWFNDYCRVNIGGLSCDNSDFYNTEAQNQQLFMPKYSRTDKEPLYLGFFHTGAYQDALSGYGGIKHCLLPSPKHVLVDRDENGNLVDWIYNDEQNSRDMLRILGYN is encoded by the coding sequence ATGGTAAACAAGTATTTTGATATGATCGATCAAACCTATTATTTCCCGCAGGAAGGGTTTGATCTGGAAAAAGATAATCTGATTTTCAACGGAATCCCATTGATGGTCCTTATTGAAAAATACGGCACACCATTTAAACTGACCTTTTTACCAAAAATTGCGGATCAGATTAAGAAAGCAAAAAACCTGTTTAATAAATCCATCAGGTCTCTCGAGTACGATGGAAAATATTACTACAGTTATTGTACGAAGTGTTGTCATTTTTCCTATGTGTTGAAAGAAGTTTTACAGCACGATGTCCAACTGGAAACGTCGTCGGCATTTGATATCGATCTCATCCAGAATTTATATAAAAACGGTCTCATAACCAAAGATCATATAATTGTCAACAACGGATTTAAACCCAAACATTATTTGCAGAACATAGCAAGTATGGTCAATTCCGGATTTAAAAACATGATACCGGTTTGCGACAATATCTATGAATTGGATCAACTCGAACCCCTATTGCAAAAAAAATGCAAAGTTGGCATTCGGGTAGCCACAGAAGAAGAACCTAAATTTGAATTCTACACCAGTCGGCTTGGGATTAGGGCTTCCCAAGTTATAGAATTTGCAAAAAACAAATTGAAAAAAAGTAAAAAATTCGATTTGCACATGGTCCATTTTTTTGTGGACACCGGGATCAAGGACACGGTATATTATTGGGGTGAATTAAAAAAAGGAATCAATACGTATATCGAATTAAAAAAACTTTTTCCTTCACTTAAGGCAATCAACATCGGAGGTGGATTGCCCATAAGAAATTCATTGGGCTTTGAATTTGATTACAAATACATGATCCACCAGATCGTAAAAATGATCAAGGAAGCCTGTGATGAAGCCGGAATCAAACATCCCGATATTTTTACTGAATTCGGAAAATACACGGTTGGGGAAAGCGGTGCTACCATATTTTCTGTGCTCGAACAAAAGCAACAAAACGACTCCGAAGTTTGGTACATGATTGATAATTCGCTGATGAATACTTTGCCCGACAGTTGGGGAATTGCCGAACGATTTATTCTGTTGCCCGTTAATAAATGGTTTAACGATTATTGCAGAGTCAATATCGGCGGGCTCAGTTGTGACAATTCTGATTTTTACAATACGGAAGCACAAAATCAGCAGCTGTTCATGCCTAAATATTCAAGAACCGATAAAGAACCTCTTTATCTGGGTTTTTTCCATACAGGTGCTTATCAGGATGCGCTTTCTGGTTATGGTGGGATCAAACACTGTCTGTTGCCTTCACCTAAACACGTGCTTGTCGACCGGGATGAAAATGGAAATTTAGTAGATTGGATATACAACGATGAACAAAATTCAAGAGACATGCTCCGGATCCTGGGATATAATTGA